The Microterricola viridarii genome segment TCGCGTCGAAGAGTTCGACGGGCACGGTTCCGGTCACCAGCTCCGTGGAGACGGGGGCCTGGTAGCTCAGCGCGGTCGGGGTGGCCTCGACCACGACGGCCGGCACTCCACCCACCTGCACGGCGCTGACCTGATTCAGCTCCTCACCGGAGACGGTGACGACGGTTCCACCGGTGACGGGGCCGGATGCAACGGGCGCAGCGAGAGCGACGGGGCGCTTCGCGATCGCCGGCAGAGCGGTCACGGTATTGGCCGGGGCCTGCGCCGGGGCGGCCTGTGCGGCGGCGTGTGCGGCGGGTTCGGTGGCACTGGCGGAATCGGCGGTGACCGGGGCGACACCGAGGCTCAGGGCGAGCAATCCGCATGCGGCGGCGGCGAGGCCGGCAGCGCCGCTGGCGAGGGTCCAACGCTGGCTGGAGATGGACAGGGGCGAGGGCAAGCGGTGAAGCATAAATCCATTCTGATCAGGCAACGGGGATCATCCACCAGAACAAGCTCAGATGTCAGAGCGCTGTGCAGAGTCTGCAGAAATAGTGAGAAATGCGCAGTTTCTACCCCCGAATGGGGGAGTGTATCGGTCGGTCTGTACGGCCGAAATCGCCCTCAGCGGGCCAGGCGGGCCCGCAGCACGAGCACGACCAGCGGAACGAGCACGAGCAGGGCGAGGGTGTTCAGCGCGGGGAAGCCTCCCCAGGCGAGGATCACCCCGGCCAGTGCGGCGGAGCTGGCCGCGGCCAGGTTCATCGCGGCATCCGTCGCGCCCTGCAGCGGCACCCGCACCTCGCGCGGCACGGATTGGGTGAGCTGCGCCGACCCGCCGATCATGCCGGCCGACCAGCCGAGGCCGAGCAGGCCGAGCGCGATCGGCACGGCGACCATGTTGTCGGACGGCACGGTGATGCCGATCAGCGCGGCCACAACGAACAGTGCGACAGCCAGCACAATCACGCGCTCGGAGCCCCAGCGGTCGGCCAACCAGCCCATCAGTGGGCTGGCGCCGTACATGCCGAGAATGTGGATGCTGATCACGAGCGACTGCAAGCCGAGCGAGAGGCCGTGTTCGTGCATGGTGACCGGTGTCATCACCATGACCCCCACCATGACGGTGTGTGAGCAGATGATCGCCACGACACCGACCGCGGCGCGCGGCTGACGCATCGCGATGCGGAGGGCCTCGCCGGTACGCACGCGCGCCTGCGGGGGCCGCGGCTGGCCCGGCGCACCGGGTGCGGCGGAGCTGGGCGCTGCGGGGCTGGGCGTTGCGGGGCTGGGCGTCGCGGGGCTGGGCGTTGCGGCATCCGCGGCCAGCACACCGGCCGGCGGGGTGCGCAACAACACGGCGGCGAGCAGGGCGGATGCGGCGAAGGCGACGGCCGCGAACAGGAATGGGCCGGCCAGCGGCTCCAGCCCGAGCGCCGCACCCAGCTGGGCGCCGAGCGGCGAGAGGTTCGGGCCGGCGACAGAGCCGAGAGTCGTCGCCCAGAGCACGAGCGACATCGAGCGCGCCTCGTAGCCCGGAGCGGCCACCTCGGTCGCGGCGAAGCGCGCCTGCAGACCAGCGGCGCTGGCCGCCCCGAACGCACCGAGGCCGAGGAAGAGCAGCGGCAGAATTCCGGATGCCGCCGCAAGAAGCACCAGCCCCGCGCCCAGGAACGCGAACGCATAGCCGCTGGCCAGCGCCCAATGCCGGCCAACCCTGGTGGCCATCCGCGCCATCGGGATCGCGACGAGGCCGGCCCCCAACACGCTGGCAGCCTGAGCGAGCCCGGCCAGGGAAACGACGCCGGTGAGCTCGCGGGCGAGGACCCCGCCGACGGCGATGCCGGAGGCTACGCCGATGCCCGCGAGCAGCTGGTTGACGATCAGGATGGTGAGCGGAACCCAGCCGTGGCGGCGGCTCAGCCGGCCTGGTCGGGCGGTCGCCGGCGCCCCGGACGACGCGGCGCCGGCCTGATGGGCCGGCTGCTGGGTCGGCTGCTGGGCTGCCCGTCCGGTGTTCGCGCTCACGCAGTTCCCCTCGTCCAGCGGAGCCTGCGGCATCCGCGCCCCTCAGTCTGCTGCACCGGGAGCCGGCGCCCAAGCACCGTTGCGCTCCCCGCCGGGTGCCCCCGGCCGCTGCACGTAGCCGGTCAGCGGATGCGCCGGGCGACACGCCGCATGAAACGGCAGAATCCCGACGTTTCGGGCCGCGCATCCGCGGACTGGCTACGGGTGGCTAGGGGTAGACCGGGGCGGCGGGGAGGCCGAAGAATTCCTCAAGCGTGGTGAACCCGGTGTTGTGCATCTCGGTGGAGAGGTCGGTGCCAATGTAGCGGAAGTGCCACGGCTCGAACTCGTAACCCGTCACGGCCGTCTTGTCGGCCGGGTAGCGCAGCAGGAAGCCATACTTCCAGGCGTTGTCGCGTAGCCAGGCGCCCTCCGGCATGTCGCCGAAGCACTGGTAGATGCGGCACTGGCCGGTCGGCGTGGCGATGTCGACGGTCAGGCCGGTCTGGTGCTCGCTGTAGCCGGGGCGGGCCGTCAGCTCGTCGTCGCCCGCGTAGATCCAGGACTGCTCGGTGTAGCTGCGGTAGGCACTGGCGGCGATCAGCGAGTAGCCGTCGGCCGCTGCGGCCTTCACCATCACGTCGAACGCGGCAGCCGGCTCGGCGCGCATCTCCCCTTCGCCGACCGAGACGAGGTCGCCGGGGGCGTAGTCGGCCGGATTCAGGGGGCGCAGCTTGTTGACCACGAGCCAGATGCTGTTCGGGTCGTCGATCGAGCGTGCCGACTTGTCGAAAGCGGGAACGGGGGCCGGGGGCGCCACCACCTCTGGCGACGGCCGCGACGGCTCGCTGCTGGTCGGATCCGGCGTCGAGACCGGGGCGGTCGGGGTGCCGGTCGCGTCATTGGACGCCTGTGCTCCGCGGCCGGCCGCGGCCCCGATGGCGATGGCGGCGATGATCACGACGACGAGAAGTGCCGCCGCAATCGTGCGCCGCTGCCGCACCTGGCGCGAAGGCCGGGGACGGGTGCGTTGCTGTTCAGACACACTCCCGAGCGTACTCGGCATGGCTGGGCGTTCGGCACCGGCCCCGGCCGGGCTGGCCCACCGCGCTCGAAATTTTCGTGAGAGCGCTCTCTTGACAAACCCCGGCTGCCCTCCCTAACATCGGCTGAGCAGTCGTGAGAGCGCTCTCTCGATCCAGCATGAGA includes the following:
- a CDS encoding MFS transporter; this translates as MSANTGRAAQQPTQQPAHQAGAASSGAPATARPGRLSRRHGWVPLTILIVNQLLAGIGVASGIAVGGVLARELTGVVSLAGLAQAASVLGAGLVAIPMARMATRVGRHWALASGYAFAFLGAGLVLLAAASGILPLLFLGLGAFGAASAAGLQARFAATEVAAPGYEARSMSLVLWATTLGSVAGPNLSPLGAQLGAALGLEPLAGPFLFAAVAFAASALLAAVLLRTPPAGVLAADAATPSPATPSPATPSPAAPSSAAPGAPGQPRPPQARVRTGEALRIAMRQPRAAVGVVAIICSHTVMVGVMVMTPVTMHEHGLSLGLQSLVISIHILGMYGASPLMGWLADRWGSERVIVLAVALFVVAALIGITVPSDNMVAVPIALGLLGLGWSAGMIGGSAQLTQSVPREVRVPLQGATDAAMNLAAASSAALAGVILAWGGFPALNTLALLVLVPLVVLVLRARLAR
- a CDS encoding M15 family metallopeptidase; this encodes MSEQQRTRPRPSRQVRQRRTIAAALLVVVIIAAIAIGAAAGRGAQASNDATGTPTAPVSTPDPTSSEPSRPSPEVVAPPAPVPAFDKSARSIDDPNSIWLVVNKLRPLNPADYAPGDLVSVGEGEMRAEPAAAFDVMVKAAAADGYSLIAASAYRSYTEQSWIYAGDDELTARPGYSEHQTGLTVDIATPTGQCRIYQCFGDMPEGAWLRDNAWKYGFLLRYPADKTAVTGYEFEPWHFRYIGTDLSTEMHNTGFTTLEEFFGLPAAPVYP